From Flavobacterium alkalisoli, the proteins below share one genomic window:
- a CDS encoding MBL fold metallo-hydrolase, with amino-acid sequence MKIEQIYTGCIAQAAYYLESNGEAAIFDPLREVQPYIDKAAKDNAKIKYIFETHFHADFVSGHLDLAKKTGAQIVYGPTAAPEFDAVIATDNQEFKVGNYTIRAIHTPGHTLESTCYLLIDENDSIHGIITGDTLFIGDVGRPDLAQALTSDLTQEVLASHLYDSLRNKIMVLPDDITVYPSHGAGSACGKNMSKETTDTLGNQKKTNYALRADMTKEEFTAELLDGLGAPPAYFPQNVLMNIKGYESLDTILEKGVKPLTAKELEATATSTGAIVLDVRHENDFVKQHVPNSIFIGLHGGFAPWVGALIRDVNQPILLVTPEGKEEETVTRLARVGFDNTLGFLKGGIDAWTAAGFKTESIRSISPEEFAEGLAKNPITVVDSRKPGEYSGGHVADALNIPLDFVNEQLAEVPKEGDYYLHCAGGYRSVIMASILKARGYHNMINVEKGFGGIKNTTVQVVTGQTSCSNS; translated from the coding sequence ATGAAAATAGAACAAATATATACGGGCTGTATTGCACAGGCAGCCTACTATCTTGAAAGCAATGGGGAAGCAGCGATTTTTGATCCGCTAAGGGAAGTGCAGCCCTATATAGACAAGGCGGCAAAAGACAATGCTAAAATCAAATATATTTTTGAAACCCATTTCCATGCCGACTTCGTTTCGGGGCACCTGGACCTTGCTAAAAAAACAGGTGCACAAATTGTGTACGGCCCTACTGCCGCACCCGAATTTGATGCCGTTATAGCAACCGATAACCAGGAGTTTAAAGTGGGTAATTATACCATTAGGGCTATCCACACTCCGGGGCATACTTTAGAGAGCACCTGCTATCTGTTAATAGATGAAAACGACAGCATACACGGCATTATAACCGGAGATACACTGTTTATAGGCGATGTGGGAAGACCCGATCTTGCTCAGGCACTAACGAGCGACCTAACTCAGGAGGTTCTTGCCTCTCACCTGTACGATTCTCTTCGCAACAAAATAATGGTCCTTCCGGATGATATTACCGTTTACCCTAGCCACGGTGCGGGAAGCGCATGCGGAAAGAACATGAGCAAAGAAACTACCGATACACTGGGTAACCAAAAGAAAACAAATTATGCCTTAAGGGCAGACATGACTAAGGAGGAATTTACTGCCGAACTTCTTGACGGACTTGGTGCTCCCCCAGCCTATTTCCCTCAAAATGTATTAATGAACATTAAGGGATATGAAAGCCTTGATACTATTCTTGAAAAAGGTGTTAAGCCTTTAACGGCTAAGGAACTGGAAGCTACTGCAACCAGTACGGGTGCAATAGTGCTTGACGTAAGGCATGAAAACGACTTTGTAAAACAACACGTCCCTAATTCTATATTTATAGGGCTTCATGGCGGTTTCGCCCCTTGGGTAGGTGCGCTTATACGCGATGTAAACCAGCCTATACTTTTAGTAACTCCCGAAGGTAAAGAGGAAGAAACCGTAACAAGGCTTGCCCGTGTAGGTTTTGATAACACCTTAGGTTTCCTTAAAGGAGGTATTGATGCATGGACAGCAGCAGGTTTTAAAACGGAAAGCATCCGTTCTATTTCTCCGGAAGAATTTGCTGAAGGACTTGCCAAAAACCCTATAACTGTGGTAGACTCAAGAAAGCCGGGCGAATACAGCGGCGGACACGTAGCCGATGCGCTTAACATTCCGCTTGATTTTGTAAACGAACAGCTTGCCGAAGTACCTAAAGAAGGTGATTATTACCTGCATTGTGCCGGCGGATACCGCTCTGTAATCATGGCATCAATTTTGAAAGCAAGAGGTTACCATAATATGATTAATGTAGAAAAAGGTTTTGGAGGAATTAAAAACACTACTGTACAGGTAGTTACAGGCCAGACTTCGTGCAGTAATTCATAA
- a CDS encoding sulfite exporter TauE/SafE family protein, with translation MELLTAYAGACAIGLVLGLMGGGGSILTVPLLVYVMGINPVAATGYSLFIVGTTSAFGGVQNYLKGNVAVKQGLFIAIPSFITVYCTRRYIVPAIPQNLIETQSFTLHKGTFIMGVFAIIMLLAALSMLFKKNKAIETAAQNNNTSYIYILPYIILTGITMGLVGAGGGFLIIPMLVFFGNLSMKKAVGTSLLIIAINSITGFMGDLHNTVIDWQFLLSFTAISIFGIFVGTYLHRYVNEKQLKKGFGIFILVMACFIFSKEFFGF, from the coding sequence ATGGAACTTTTAACTGCTTATGCCGGCGCCTGTGCCATAGGCCTTGTTTTAGGACTTATGGGTGGCGGGGGGTCTATACTTACGGTCCCCTTATTAGTATACGTAATGGGCATTAACCCGGTTGCAGCAACAGGCTATTCCCTTTTTATTGTTGGTACCACCTCGGCCTTTGGCGGAGTTCAAAACTACCTTAAAGGCAATGTAGCGGTAAAACAAGGGCTTTTTATAGCCATTCCGTCATTTATAACGGTATATTGCACCCGCAGGTATATTGTTCCTGCAATTCCGCAAAACCTTATTGAAACACAAAGCTTTACCTTACACAAAGGTACGTTTATTATGGGAGTTTTTGCCATAATAATGCTATTGGCAGCGCTTTCCATGCTTTTTAAAAAAAATAAGGCCATCGAGACTGCTGCTCAAAATAATAATACAAGCTATATCTACATATTACCCTACATTATACTAACAGGTATTACCATGGGGCTTGTAGGTGCCGGAGGCGGATTTTTAATAATACCCATGCTGGTATTTTTCGGCAATCTAAGCATGAAAAAGGCAGTAGGCACTTCACTGCTAATCATTGCTATAAACTCAATTACAGGCTTTATGGGCGACCTGCACAATACTGTAATCGACTGGCAATTTCTTTTATCCTTTACTGCCATTTCCATTTTTGGTATATTTGTGGGCACTTACCTGCACAGGTATGTAAACGAGAAGCAGCTTAAAAAAGGTTTTGGTATATTTATACTGGTTATGGCCTGCTTTATCTTCTCAAAAGAATTTTTCGGATTTTAA
- a CDS encoding outer membrane beta-barrel family protein: protein MKKIQSALLILLLLTSFTSFSQGKPGNVTISGKLIDQETKQPLEFATVTIQTTDNNTVNGAMTDEKGSYSVQVPAGTYNIKFDFISFKSQVISNKTITADTDLGSVIMAPDATLLKTVEIRAERSTVDIKLDKKVYNVGQDMIVKGGTISDVLDNVPSVTVDVEGNVSLRGNESVTIMIDGKPSNLYGANLADVLRVLPADSVDKIEVITNPSARYDAEGGGGIINIILKKGKAQGFNGSVTANTGDPANHGIMGNLNFRTEKFNFFTNLGYNYRNSPGNSMTDSEYFDGDGNTTSFINERRTNERKRKGYNATVGFEWDIDTTFSWTNSVSARNSNGDNPTDTYYYNYFADGTFNNTRYRYNLEDEEDRNFNYSTSFLKKFNGDGHELKVDATISRSTDDENSQISDMILGSTNPDDSSTERTLNHEEEKRTLVQADYVLPLGEESRFEAGYRGSFTQMDTDARAEILDDAGVWQPNANFSSMLEYNEYVNAFYAQYGSKFGEKFSYLLGLRWEDSNIDVNLLSADDFNKKKYNNFFPSAFLTYEFSEGTSANISYSRRINRPRGRFINPFSSLQSNINIFQGNPDLNPSMTDAFDIGYLKKWDKVTLSSSAYFNITNDSFQFVRRTEDALPGETPVTYVSPINLAKEYRFGFELTANYNPFRWWKLNANFNFFRVETDGDYSWTYTNSDGEVITDYQNFDNTAYSWFTRASSKMNLPWKIDWQINGTYNAPQNTAQGRNLGIMHFNTALSKDVLKEKATVTLNVSDIFNSNKRKGYTNLPTVSSYSEWQWRQRQVTLSFTYRFNMNKQQRMKEERQNGGGDEDFNMGG from the coding sequence ATGAAAAAAATACAATCCGCATTATTAATTCTATTACTATTAACCTCATTTACTTCATTTTCTCAAGGCAAACCCGGCAATGTTACCATAAGCGGTAAACTTATAGACCAGGAAACCAAGCAGCCTTTAGAATTTGCCACCGTAACAATACAAACTACCGATAACAATACTGTAAACGGTGCCATGACCGACGAAAAGGGATCATACAGCGTTCAGGTTCCGGCAGGTACTTACAATATAAAATTCGACTTTATATCCTTTAAATCTCAGGTTATAAGCAATAAGACAATTACAGCAGATACCGATTTGGGTTCTGTAATTATGGCTCCGGATGCCACGCTGCTTAAAACCGTTGAAATTAGGGCCGAACGCTCTACCGTAGACATCAAGCTTGATAAAAAAGTATACAACGTAGGTCAGGACATGATCGTTAAGGGTGGTACAATAAGCGATGTGCTTGATAATGTACCATCGGTAACTGTAGACGTTGAAGGTAACGTAAGCCTGAGAGGAAACGAAAGCGTTACCATTATGATAGACGGTAAGCCTTCTAACCTTTATGGTGCTAACCTTGCCGATGTACTTAGGGTACTTCCTGCCGACTCAGTAGATAAAATTGAGGTTATTACCAACCCTTCTGCCCGTTATGATGCCGAAGGTGGTGGTGGTATTATCAACATCATCCTTAAAAAAGGTAAAGCTCAGGGCTTTAACGGTTCGGTAACCGCAAATACCGGTGACCCTGCCAACCACGGTATTATGGGTAACCTTAACTTCAGGACAGAGAAATTTAATTTCTTCACTAATCTTGGCTATAACTACAGGAACAGCCCGGGTAACAGCATGACCGACTCAGAATATTTTGACGGAGACGGAAACACTACCAGTTTTATTAACGAGCGCAGAACAAACGAAAGAAAACGTAAAGGCTATAACGCAACTGTAGGTTTTGAGTGGGATATAGATACTACTTTCAGTTGGACAAACTCGGTTTCTGCAAGAAACAGTAACGGAGACAACCCTACAGATACGTACTACTACAACTATTTTGCCGACGGTACTTTTAACAACACACGTTACCGTTACAACCTTGAAGACGAGGAAGACAGAAACTTTAACTATTCTACAAGCTTCCTTAAGAAGTTTAACGGCGACGGACACGAACTTAAAGTAGACGCTACCATTTCCAGAAGTACTGACGATGAGAACTCACAAATCAGTGATATGATTTTAGGCAGTACAAATCCGGATGACAGCTCTACCGAAAGAACCCTTAATCATGAAGAGGAAAAACGCACGCTAGTACAGGCCGATTATGTATTGCCTTTAGGCGAAGAAAGCCGTTTTGAAGCAGGTTACCGTGGTAGCTTTACACAAATGGATACCGATGCCCGTGCCGAAATACTTGATGATGCCGGTGTATGGCAGCCTAACGCTAACTTTAGCAGTATGCTGGAGTATAACGAATATGTAAACGCTTTCTATGCACAATATGGTTCTAAATTCGGAGAGAAATTCTCTTACCTTCTTGGGCTTCGTTGGGAAGACTCTAACATAGATGTAAACCTTTTAAGTGCTGACGATTTCAATAAGAAAAAATACAATAACTTTTTCCCAAGTGCTTTCCTTACCTATGAGTTCTCAGAAGGAACAAGTGCAAACATAAGCTACAGCCGCAGGATTAACAGGCCAAGAGGGCGTTTTATAAACCCGTTCTCAAGCTTACAGAGTAACATTAATATATTTCAGGGTAACCCGGACCTAAATCCGTCTATGACTGATGCATTTGATATAGGCTACCTTAAAAAATGGGATAAGGTTACTTTAAGCTCTTCGGCTTACTTTAATATAACAAACGACTCTTTCCAGTTTGTAAGAAGGACTGAAGATGCTCTACCGGGAGAAACTCCGGTTACTTATGTATCGCCTATTAACCTTGCTAAAGAATACCGCTTTGGTTTTGAGCTAACGGCAAACTATAATCCGTTTAGATGGTGGAAACTTAATGCCAACTTTAACTTCTTTAGGGTTGAAACCGATGGCGATTACTCTTGGACCTACACTAACAGTGACGGAGAGGTTATTACAGACTACCAAAACTTTGATAATACTGCCTATAGCTGGTTTACAAGAGCAAGCAGTAAAATGAACCTGCCATGGAAAATTGACTGGCAGATAAACGGTACTTACAACGCACCTCAAAACACGGCACAGGGCCGTAACCTTGGAATAATGCATTTCAACACAGCATTAAGTAAAGATGTGCTTAAAGAAAAAGCTACTGTTACACTTAACGTTAGCGATATCTTTAACTCTAACAAGAGAAAAGGTTACACTAACCTGCCAACTGTTTCATCATACAGTGAATGGCAGTGGAGACAAAGACAGGTTACCCTTTCCTTCACTTACCGCTTTAACATGAACAAGCAACAACGTATGAAGGAAGAAAGACAAAACGGTGGCGGAGACGAAGATTTTAATATGGGAGGATAA
- the arsC gene encoding arsenate reductase (glutaredoxin) (This arsenate reductase requires both glutathione and glutaredoxin to convert arsenate to arsenite, after which the efflux transporter formed by ArsA and ArsB can extrude the arsenite from the cell, providing resistance.), which translates to MITIYHNPRCSKSREGLQLLELEGKPFTTVKYLNEPLTKNELTTIIKKLNITPIELVRTKETVWTENYKGKQLTDDEVIEAMLKHLTLIERPIVVNGDKAVVARPAERIKEIL; encoded by the coding sequence ATGATTACTATATACCATAACCCCCGCTGCAGCAAATCCAGAGAAGGCCTGCAATTGCTGGAACTGGAGGGGAAACCGTTTACTACGGTAAAGTATTTAAACGAACCACTTACCAAAAACGAACTTACCACAATTATCAAAAAGCTTAATATAACCCCTATAGAGCTTGTAAGAACCAAAGAAACCGTTTGGACAGAAAACTACAAAGGAAAGCAACTTACTGATGATGAAGTAATTGAAGCCATGCTAAAGCACCTTACACTTATAGAGCGCCCTATTGTGGTAAACGGAGACAAGGCTGTAGTTGCACGTCCGGCTGAAAGAATAAAAGAAATCCTATAA
- a CDS encoding CPBP family intramembrane glutamic endopeptidase encodes MFIEQAHRKDFNFALYLPIPLVFLVMMVLNYAAIKFLNINTEELLRQEVAKKGANRVFFDLIAPLAVGLILLLLYVKFIHKQTIRSLTTARKKVDWKRIFFAFGIWSAFTMAVTLFDYYSHPDNYVWNFKPVPFAILAALSIVLIPMQTSFEEYLFRGYLMQGIGVQTRSRLAALLITSIIFGLMHIANPEVDKMGYIIMIYYIGTGLFLGIITLMDDGMELALGFHAANNLITALLVTSDWTAFQTHSVLKEVSEPAMGLSVVLPVFIIFPILLFIFSKKYNWHNWKEKLTGKLELPTNDSINQTPSPHE; translated from the coding sequence ATGTTTATAGAACAGGCTCATCGCAAGGATTTTAATTTTGCACTGTATTTACCTATACCATTAGTTTTTTTAGTGATGATGGTGCTTAATTATGCCGCTATAAAGTTTTTAAATATAAATACCGAGGAGCTGTTGCGCCAGGAAGTGGCAAAAAAAGGAGCCAATAGGGTGTTTTTTGATCTTATTGCGCCTCTTGCCGTTGGCCTTATTCTGTTGTTACTATATGTAAAGTTTATTCACAAGCAAACTATACGCAGCCTTACCACCGCCAGAAAAAAGGTTGACTGGAAGCGTATTTTCTTTGCTTTCGGAATATGGTCGGCATTTACAATGGCAGTAACTTTGTTTGATTACTATTCGCATCCGGATAATTATGTATGGAATTTTAAACCGGTTCCTTTTGCCATACTTGCAGCTTTGTCAATAGTACTAATACCTATGCAAACCAGTTTTGAGGAATACCTTTTTAGGGGATACCTTATGCAGGGTATTGGCGTACAAACAAGGAGCAGGCTGGCGGCATTGCTCATTACATCCATAATATTCGGACTTATGCATATCGCTAATCCTGAAGTGGATAAAATGGGCTATATAATCATGATTTATTATATAGGCACAGGTCTGTTTTTAGGGATAATTACATTAATGGACGATGGTATGGAGCTGGCATTAGGCTTTCATGCAGCCAATAACCTTATAACTGCCTTACTGGTAACTTCCGACTGGACTGCATTTCAAACTCATTCGGTACTAAAAGAAGTATCTGAACCTGCTATGGGATTGAGCGTTGTGTTACCTGTTTTTATCATTTTCCCGATTCTTTTATTTATCTTTAGTAAGAAATATAACTGGCACAACTGGAAAGAAAAACTGACCGGTAAACTTGAACTGCCAACCAACGATAGTATTAACCAAACACCATCCCCACATGAGTAA
- a CDS encoding AMP-binding protein — translation MSNPDYHFVHSGFKLNGFHLNEDDLCRTAYIYIKEGEPHEKAVGEFLLDWFDHRDFIEMQTSGTTGLPKMIRVDKQAMVNSALATGEFFDLDEGIKVLHCLPTQFVAGKMMLVRAFILGWDMDMIAPVSHPLERLDTVYDFSAMVPLQAQNSLMQLKQVKKLILGGAKVSQALSNQLKGMPTKIYETYGMTETITHIAAKPIGDEAFTVLPNVEISQDERQCLVIDPYVICDEPVVTNDVVEIVSDTQFIWLGRYDNVINSGGVKLYPEQIEEKLSEHIDRRYFVKGMPDETLGEKLVLVIEGEPYALEDDVFKRLGKFEKPKEILFVPKFAETVSGKVIRDKSLQEA, via the coding sequence ATGAGTAACCCAGACTATCACTTTGTACACAGCGGCTTTAAACTTAATGGCTTTCATCTTAATGAAGATGACCTGTGCCGCACTGCTTACATTTACATTAAAGAAGGTGAACCGCACGAAAAAGCGGTAGGCGAATTTTTATTAGACTGGTTTGACCACCGCGACTTTATAGAAATGCAAACATCGGGAACTACTGGACTGCCTAAAATGATAAGGGTAGACAAACAGGCCATGGTTAACTCGGCATTGGCAACTGGTGAATTTTTTGACCTTGACGAAGGCATAAAAGTACTGCACTGCCTGCCTACACAGTTTGTAGCAGGAAAAATGATGCTGGTACGTGCCTTTATATTAGGATGGGATATGGATATGATTGCTCCGGTGTCACATCCGTTAGAGAGGCTGGACACCGTGTATGATTTTAGTGCTATGGTACCGCTACAGGCTCAAAACAGCCTTATGCAGTTAAAGCAGGTTAAAAAACTGATACTGGGCGGTGCTAAAGTAAGCCAGGCACTTAGTAACCAACTGAAAGGTATGCCTACCAAAATTTATGAGACTTACGGAATGACCGAAACCATCACACATATTGCAGCAAAACCGATAGGAGATGAGGCGTTTACCGTATTGCCTAATGTGGAGATTAGTCAGGATGAAAGACAATGCCTTGTAATAGATCCTTATGTTATTTGCGACGAGCCCGTTGTTACTAACGATGTGGTAGAGATTGTAAGCGATACACAGTTTATATGGTTAGGGCGTTATGATAACGTGATTAACAGTGGTGGTGTTAAGCTGTACCCTGAACAGATTGAAGAAAAACTATCTGAACATATAGACAGGCGTTACTTTGTAAAAGGTATGCCCGACGAAACCCTTGGTGAAAAACTGGTACTTGTTATAGAAGGCGAGCCTTACGCCCTGGAAGACGATGTGTTTAAAAGGTTAGGCAAGTTCGAAAAACCAAAAGAGATACTGTTTGTACCTAAGTTTGCCGAAACCGTTAGCGGTAAGGTAATACGTGACAAATCGTTACAGGAGGCGTAA
- a CDS encoding M1 family metallopeptidase, which yields MKNTLIIALAVLGINSLSAQNYTRRDSLQGGLRHERTSFDVQRYDLNITIDPDKRYINGYNDITFKVTDDTDRIQLDLFENMKIESIVLNGQTLQYKRDNDAVFISFPAPLKQGSEQKIRFNYSGKPKVAANAPWDGGFVFTKDKTGKPWIGVAVQGTGASLWYPVKDHQSDEPDNGATIKVAVPNGLMNVSNGRFTGSEDLKNGYTRWDWEVKNPINNYDITVNIADYAHIHDNLDGLDLDYYVLKYNEEKAKKQFEQVKPMMECFQAKFGEYPFKEDGYKLVETPYLGMEHQSAVAYGNGYRMGYRGGDLSFTGVGLLFDYIIIHETGHEWFGNSITSKDIADMWIHESFTTYSETVYLECLHGYDQAMKYVYGQRMSVMNDKPVIGVFGVNKEGSGDMYFKGALMLNTIRHIVNDDAKWWAILLKYSETYKKQVIDGQTVIDFFSRESGIDLQPVFNQYLRYRNIPELELKLEGNKLQYRWKADEPAFAMPVAVDINGKEIRLQGTDKWQTLKVDTKSINDIKPKVTEFYIKVDKE from the coding sequence ATGAAAAACACCTTAATAATTGCGTTAGCCGTACTGGGCATTAACAGCCTTAGTGCACAAAACTATACCCGCAGGGACAGCCTTCAGGGCGGGCTTCGTCATGAACGTACCAGCTTTGATGTACAACGTTATGACCTTAATATAACCATAGACCCTGACAAAAGGTATATAAACGGCTATAACGACATTACTTTTAAGGTAACCGATGATACCGACAGGATTCAGCTTGACCTTTTTGAGAACATGAAAATTGAAAGCATTGTTCTAAACGGGCAGACTTTACAATACAAACGCGATAACGATGCCGTTTTCATTAGCTTCCCTGCACCGCTTAAACAAGGCAGTGAGCAAAAAATACGATTTAATTATTCCGGTAAGCCTAAAGTAGCGGCAAATGCCCCTTGGGACGGCGGTTTTGTTTTCACTAAAGATAAAACAGGCAAACCGTGGATAGGTGTTGCGGTACAGGGTACGGGTGCCAGCCTTTGGTATCCGGTAAAAGACCACCAGAGCGACGAACCCGATAATGGTGCAACCATAAAAGTCGCAGTACCTAACGGACTTATGAATGTTTCTAACGGGCGTTTTACAGGCAGCGAAGATCTTAAAAACGGTTATACCCGCTGGGACTGGGAAGTTAAAAACCCTATCAACAACTACGACATTACGGTAAACATTGCCGATTATGCCCATATACACGATAATCTTGACGGACTGGACCTGGATTATTATGTATTAAAGTACAACGAAGAAAAAGCCAAAAAACAATTTGAACAGGTTAAACCTATGATGGAATGTTTTCAGGCAAAGTTTGGCGAATATCCTTTTAAGGAAGACGGTTACAAACTTGTAGAGACTCCGTATCTGGGCATGGAACATCAAAGTGCCGTGGCATACGGTAACGGTTACCGCATGGGGTACCGTGGCGGAGACCTTTCGTTTACGGGTGTGGGGTTACTGTTTGATTATATAATAATCCATGAAACGGGACACGAGTGGTTTGGTAACAGCATTACCTCTAAGGATATTGCCGATATGTGGATTCATGAAAGCTTTACCACTTATAGTGAGACCGTGTATCTGGAATGCCTTCACGGCTACGACCAGGCTATGAAATATGTGTACGGCCAGCGTATGAGCGTTATGAACGATAAACCCGTAATAGGTGTTTTTGGTGTAAATAAGGAAGGATCAGGCGATATGTACTTTAAGGGTGCGCTTATGCTAAACACTATCAGGCATATCGTAAACGACGATGCCAAATGGTGGGCAATCCTACTTAAATATTCCGAAACCTATAAAAAACAGGTAATAGACGGACAAACGGTAATTGACTTCTTTAGTAGGGAAAGTGGTATCGACCTTCAGCCTGTATTTAACCAATACCTTCGCTATAGGAACATTCCGGAACTTGAACTAAAGCTTGAGGGCAATAAGCTACAGTACCGCTGGAAAGCCGATGAACCCGCTTTTGCCATGCCAGTTGCTGTAGATATAAACGGTAAGGAAATACGCTTACAGGGTACCGATAAATGGCAGACTCTAAAAGTGGATACAAAATCTATTAACGATATAAAACCAAAAGTAACTGAGTTTTATATTAAAGTGGATAAGGAATAA
- a CDS encoding class I SAM-dependent methyltransferase: MKLTENQLQQLARQLSHPEGETGLEVAEMMNFTNGNLINKVIDSLQIKEGDAVLEIGPGNGAHVSSITKTPDTLYYGADISETMIHQAQKLNASQVNASFILTNGDTLPFETEFFKKAFTVNTIYFWKDPQAYAAEIARVMQPGGTLSIGFIPKSTMIKIPFAKYGFTMYEAADVEKLLKDTGFKILDTIEDTEQVLSNNVEYIDREITIVTAVLK, from the coding sequence ATGAAACTAACTGAAAATCAGCTACAGCAACTGGCTCGCCAGTTAAGCCACCCTGAAGGAGAAACAGGTTTGGAAGTGGCTGAAATGATGAACTTTACAAACGGTAACCTAATCAATAAGGTTATAGATTCCCTTCAAATTAAGGAAGGTGATGCCGTTTTGGAAATTGGTCCCGGTAACGGAGCCCATGTAAGTTCTATCACCAAAACTCCCGATACTCTTTATTACGGAGCTGATATTTCGGAAACAATGATACATCAGGCACAAAAACTTAACGCCAGTCAGGTTAATGCCTCTTTTATACTTACAAATGGCGACACCCTGCCCTTTGAAACAGAATTCTTTAAGAAAGCATTTACAGTTAACACCATTTATTTTTGGAAAGATCCTCAGGCTTATGCTGCCGAAATAGCACGTGTTATGCAGCCCGGAGGTACACTATCTATAGGTTTTATCCCCAAAAGCACTATGATAAAAATTCCGTTTGCTAAGTATGGCTTTACAATGTATGAAGCCGCCGATGTAGAAAAATTATTAAAAGATACAGGTTTTAAAATACTCGATACCATAGAAGATACTGAGCAGGTTTTGAGTAATAATGTAGAGTATATAGATCGCGAGATCACTATTGTTACTGCGGTTTTAAAATAA
- a CDS encoding alpha/beta hydrolase translates to MKRSLIKAALCFLALTPVVNAQDVRTLEHFESEYVDARQVDVWLPPNYETDKNMSYPVLYMQDGQNVLNDETAMDNTSWQAGRTALDLIKQDKIGPVIIVAIWNTPDRFLEYFPENAAQYLTDSEKKQVMELAQKDGSNKKQFLGDEYLKFLVAELKPYIDSHFRTLKDAKNTAICGSSMGGLISMYAAFEYPEVFSKAAGLSTHWPVFFDNNDTNPAEAIRKYMEMHVPAPKSHRFYFDLGTASLDQYYEDHQQQVDAIMERSGYAQNDNYLSQVFEGEEHNEKAWRNRFDKALLFLYKSDQ, encoded by the coding sequence ATGAAACGATCTCTTATAAAAGCTGCTTTATGCTTTTTAGCACTTACTCCTGTAGTCAATGCTCAGGATGTACGTACGTTAGAACACTTTGAGTCAGAATATGTAGATGCAAGACAGGTAGATGTCTGGCTTCCGCCAAACTATGAAACCGATAAGAACATGAGCTACCCTGTACTATACATGCAGGACGGACAAAATGTACTTAACGACGAGACAGCTATGGATAACACTTCATGGCAGGCCGGGCGTACTGCACTCGATTTGATAAAGCAGGATAAGATAGGTCCGGTTATTATAGTTGCCATATGGAATACTCCAGACAGGTTTTTAGAGTATTTCCCTGAGAATGCAGCTCAATATCTTACCGATAGTGAGAAAAAACAGGTTATGGAGCTTGCGCAAAAGGATGGCTCAAATAAAAAACAGTTTTTAGGGGACGAATATCTTAAGTTTCTTGTAGCGGAATTAAAACCATATATAGATTCTCATTTCAGGACTTTAAAGGATGCTAAGAATACTGCTATATGCGGAAGTTCTATGGGCGGACTTATATCTATGTATGCCGCTTTTGAATATCCTGAGGTATTTAGTAAGGCAGCAGGCCTTTCTACACACTGGCCTGTATTTTTTGATAATAACGACACTAACCCTGCCGAAGCTATCAGAAAGTATATGGAAATGCATGTACCCGCTCCTAAATCACACCGATTCTATTTTGACCTGGGTACTGCCTCTTTAGACCAGTATTATGAAGACCATCAGCAGCAGGTTGATGCAATTATGGAAAGAAGTGGTTATGCCCAAAACGACAATTACCTTTCTCAGGTTTTTGAAGGAGAAGAGCACAATGAAAAAGCATGGCGCAATCGCTTTGATAAAGCACTATTGTTTTTATACAAATCAGATCAGTAA